AGGCCATGATAAGCGCAATATTCAGAAACTTGATTTCCAATGCCATAAAATTCACTAATTCTGGTGGCGAGGTCACCATTTCAGCAATGAAACAACAAAAGGAGATCATCTTTTCGGTAAGAGATACAGGCGTAGGAATATCCAAAAACTGCATTGAAAAGCTGTTTCGGATTGACCAGAGCTTCTCCACCACCGGAACCAATAAGGAGACCGGAACCGGTCTGGGCTTGATCCTCTGCAAGGAATTTGTTGAAAAACATGGCGGAAAAATCTGGGTCGAAAGTGAAAAGGGAGCCGGCTCAACATTCTATTTCACACTGCCTAACAATGCTACAATCGCGCTCGAAAATACTTAAAGAGAGGAATAGCTACACAGGGGTTACTCAGTGTTACTCAGTGTTTCCCCAGAGTTACACAGTTTTTACAAGCCTTCTGAGATGATAGCACCACATGGATACGTTGGCTTCGTCTTCCGACTTTCAACATCTTCTTCACCAGTCACCCATTTTCTCTGCCTTCCACTATAAGCACCCAAAGAGTCCAATCTACAAAATCCTAAAACAAAAACCATCGTTTGGCTACCAATAAAAAATTGCTAATTTTGACATATAATGGTGATTTTGTTATACTTATAAATGAGTTGCTAAAAATCATAAAGAAATGATGATTGCTAAGTTGATAGTTATATTGACATTAATTACGACTTCTCTATTTGCACAAACTAATTGTGACAAATATCCTGAGAAATATATACCGATTGATTTAAATGATGCCTTAAACTACCTTGATTGTTTATGGAGTAAGTCCGATAAAGAAGGTTTTAAGAAAATATCTGAGAATGAGGCAGTAAATAGACTTCATTGGGGGACTGGTATGGGAATTAGGAATAGTTGGGGATTATGGAAAGGAGATTCAAGAATTGCAAAATATTTTCACGACTTGGGAATTTATCATCCAGATGATATGTCAGGTATTATTCTGACATCATTTCATAGATATTTAAATAAGACGGACATTAAACTTGATGAACAGATTAAATTCTACAAAGACTATTGGGAAAAAGCCAAACTTGCAGAAAGTGCAAGGGAACATATAGAGTTTAACGAATTCTACCTAAATGATACTGTTGCTTTTAAATATAATTATGACTTTATTTCAATGCAACAGGAAAACAAATTTATGAATGATTCTTGCACTGCAAAAGGATTAGTAATTGCAAAAGATACCATTTATTTAAGGCTGCAAATCCGACTAATTGAAAGTTGTGATGAAAATGGGATTATTATTTCAAAAGGAGATATTTATATTAAACAAGGAACCAAATGGATTTTAAAAGAAAAAAACAAAATCGATACGATGAGAATTGGAGAAACAAAATGGACTAATTACGATATTTGGGATGCAAAAGAATAATTAACTATATGTAATCAAATAGGTTACCCCATCACCTAAACTCCCAGTAAGAACAACTGCCAATTCACCTATGCAATTACTCTCTGTAACTCGTAACTTTTTCGTCACTTGTCACCATTTTGTTACTCCGGCCCACCACCCAGTGTTTCCCCAGGGTTACACAGTTTCCACAAGCCTTTTGAGATAATCGTTCATAAATTGCACATTTCCCCGAACTTTAGGTCGGGGTTAGGAAAACCACACCTAGCGCGGGCGGTGCGCCCACCAATGCTGTTCAATGTAATGCACATGCCCCGCACCGCAACAACCAAAAGGGAAGTTAGAGGAAGTTAAATGGAGTTAGAAGAAGTTAGAAGAAGTCGCAGCGAAGCGGAGATCCGGCCATTGACGGATTAGAAGAATTCGACCGTATGTATGGGAGAAAATATTTCGTCCCATCCAAACTGGCTGCATAACAATAGAGCATAACCATAGAGGGGTGGCATGTTTGTAGCCGGGGGTGTCAACCCTCGGAAAAGAAACCAACCCAGCGCAGGCGGTGCGAGCACCCATGCTGTTCAATGCACCTCACATCCCCCGCACCGCAATCACAGATGGGTATTAGCTGCTCCATCATTCTCAAAACTTGTCCGGCCACTGCCGGATCTCCAAATCGTCTCATTCCCAAATTCCCAAACCACCTATGCAATTACCCTCTGTAACTCGTAACTTTTCCGTCACTTGTCACCATTTTGTCACGCCTGCCCGCCATTCATTATTTCCCTAAGGTTACTCTGTTTCTACAAGCCTTTTGGTGTGATAGCTCCACATTGTCTTCCGACTTCCGACCCTTTTGTCTTCTGCCTTTTGTCTCCGGTCTCCGGTCTCCCGCCTTCCGTCTCCCGACTCTTTTGTCTTCTGCCTTTTTTCTTTTTTCTTTTTTCTCTTTTCTTCGGTCTCCGGTCTCCTGTCTCCGGTCTCCGGTCTTCCGTCTCCCGACTCTTTTGTCTTCTGCCTTTTGTCTTTTTTCTTCGGTCTCCCGTCTTCCGTCTTCCGTCTCCCGACTCTTTTGTCTTCTGCCTTTTACCTTTTGCCTTTTATCTTTTGCCTACACCAACATCTTCACCCCCCCAAACTACTCATACCTCAAGGCATCAATGGGGTTTGCCCTCGAAACCTTAATGGTTTGATAGCACGAGGTAAGCACTACTATAACCATTATCGTTAGCGATGCTATTATGTATACAGAAAAGTTAATGGGCTGCTTGTTTGCGCCGGGGATAATCGCATACATTGCATAGGCTGCCGGCCACGAAATTATCATTGCATAAACAATTAGCGAAAGGTATTCCTTGGTAAGCATTGTAAAGATGCTCATATCGGAGCTGCCGCTAATTTTGCGAATGCCAATCTCCTTGGTTTTACGCATAATGGTGAACGATACCAAGCCCAGTAACCCAATAATTGCCAAGAATACATTGAGAATGGTAAAGAACAGCAGGGTATTATCCACCGAATTGTAAACTTGGAGAACGTTTTCGTGCTTAAACGCTTCGTCCAGCTCGCCAAACTCAAATACGCTGTTTGGAAAATAGTTCTCGAACTCCTCTTGGATAATCTTTTTTGCCTGGCTCATATCGCCCTTCGTAACCCTGAAGGCAAACGACCAATCGCCCGACCGTGGCTCCGATTGAAGAACCAGTATGGCCGGTTCAATGCCATTGTGCATATCCTTATAGTTGTAATCCTTAACCACCCCAACAACCTCCAGCCGATTGTTATCCAGCCTTTTTCCAATTGGATCCTTCCATCCAAAACTTCTCCATGCCGTTTCGTTAATAATGCACCCGTTAACGGTATCCGATGGAAAATCTCTGGAGAATCCCCTCCCCGCTACGATGGTCATTCCAAAATTACTTAAGAAATCGTAGCTCACCCCATTAAACCTAACATTTACCGACTCTCCGGGTAGGCATCCCTCCCAGTTTATATTCCCCCCTCCAAAGGTTACAAAAGGGATATGCTCGCAAAAACATCCATTCTGAAATTCAGGGTGAGCAAGAATTCTGTCCCTAAGATCATCGAATCGCACATTCTTTGCATTGACGGAGAATTTGGCGAATAAAATATTCTCCTTGTTGAAGCCCAGATTTTTATTCAGCAAGTATTTAATTTGCTCCGAAAAGGCCATCGTTATGATGATTAGGAAGAGTGAAATCGAGAATTGAAGGATGATCAGAATTCTCTTGGGCCCAAATGCCTCCTTTTTTGTCTTAAATAAATTTCCCTTCAGCAGGTATACAATTTTACGGGTTGCGAGGAAAAAGGCAGGATAGGCCCCCGAAGC
The window above is part of the Williamwhitmania sp. genome. Proteins encoded here:
- a CDS encoding DUF6794 domain-containing protein; this translates as MMIAKLIVILTLITTSLFAQTNCDKYPEKYIPIDLNDALNYLDCLWSKSDKEGFKKISENEAVNRLHWGTGMGIRNSWGLWKGDSRIAKYFHDLGIYHPDDMSGIILTSFHRYLNKTDIKLDEQIKFYKDYWEKAKLAESAREHIEFNEFYLNDTVAFKYNYDFISMQQENKFMNDSCTAKGLVIAKDTIYLRLQIRLIESCDENGIIISKGDIYIKQGTKWILKEKNKIDTMRIGETKWTNYDIWDAKE
- a CDS encoding ABC transporter permease — its product is MKSNLKASIRSIYKHKVSSAINVAGLAVGFSAFILISLFVQYEYSWDKHNVNYDRIYRVQRTYVKAVAAMDGNNISPHTHGITKKLLEAQCPEIEKVLITEYAGGRYLSPSPSKQIYDNEGIIMEPSVFEIFTYHFIKGDSSTALKEPNSIVLSSTLAGKLFPDGDAMGKTVLIEKQIGMKVTGVYKDLPRNSEVRPSYIISLSTIEQMRNVKDSWSGNVLTYVLLRSNKDLARVNAKIWDLYKDYKGHEEEKVSLCPLSMLYLDFNGQDDYLIVLFLYRLIGIFILLLACFNYINLATAHASTRTKEIAVKKVCGSSRFALIQQILTEAAIIALIAVMLSFLIVENFLPVFNRIVSKNMEFSIAGNWPFALQIVLIAIVVGLASGAYPAFFLATRKIVYLLKGNLFKTKKEAFGPKRILIILQFSISLFLIIITMAFSEQIKYLLNKNLGFNKENILFAKFSVNAKNVRFDDLRDRILAHPEFQNGCFCEHIPFVTFGGGNINWEGCLPGESVNVRFNGVSYDFLSNFGMTIVAGRGFSRDFPSDTVNGCIINETAWRSFGWKDPIGKRLDNNRLEVVGVVKDYNYKDMHNGIEPAILVLQSEPRSGDWSFAFRVTKGDMSQAKKIIQEEFENYFPNSVFEFGELDEAFKHENVLQVYNSVDNTLLFFTILNVFLAIIGLLGLVSFTIMRKTKEIGIRKISGSSDMSIFTMLTKEYLSLIVYAMIISWPAAYAMYAIIPGANKQPINFSVYIIASLTIMVIVVLTSCYQTIKVSRANPIDALRYE